CCTGCCTTCCGCGCCATCGGCCTGGCGCCGACGCGCGATTTCTTCGCCATGTTCGACGTGCCGTTCCTGCACGGGCAGGCATGGAGCGAGCAGGACGATGCGCGCGGCGCCAACGTCGTGGTGCTGGGCCGCGAGATCGCCGAAAAGCTGTTCGGCACGGCCAGCCCGGTCGGCAAGTCGCTGCGGGTCGGCGGCCAGCCCTTCACCGTGGCCGGGGTGATCGACAACTGGGCGCCGGTCACGCGCTATTACAAGCTGGTGGGCGGCGGACGTGCATCGACCGGCGAGGAAATCATGATTCCCTTCTCCACCGCGATCGCCCAGGAGCTGAGCGTGTACGGCAGCCTCAGTTGCAGTGCCTCGCGCGACGCCGGCTTCGCCGGCCTGCTGGCGTCGGAGTGCACCTGGATCCAGTTCTGGTTCGAGACGCGGTCCAGCCTCGATCGCGCCGAGCTGCAGAACTTCATCGACAACTATGCCAGCGAGCAGCGCAAGCTCGGACGCCTGCAGCGCGCCGCGCCGAACATGCTGTACGACGTCATGGGATGGATGGAAAAGCAGAAGGTCGTCGGCAACGATACCCGCCTGTCGGCCTGGCTGGCCTTCGGTTTCCTGGTCCTGTGCCTGGTGAATACCATCGGCCTGCTGCTGGCGAAATTCTCGGTGCGCGCCTCCGAAGTCGGCATCCGGCGCGCGCTGGGCGCCTCGCGCCGCGACATCTTCGGCCAGTTCCTGGTCGAATCCGGCGTGATCGGCCTGGCCGGCGGCGTGATGGGACTCGCATTGGCGTTCGGCGCCCTGGCCCTGATCGGCATGCAGAGCGACGCCACGGCGGCCGCGGCGCGCATGGACTGGCAGATGCTGGCGCTGACCTTCGTGATGTCGGTCGCCGCTGCCGTGGTCGCGGGCCTGCTGCCGACCTGGCGCGCCTGCCAGGTCACGCCCGCCATCCAGCTCAAATCACAATAAGCTCCTGGGAGAAGCATCATGGAAATCCGCCCGATTCTATCGAGCCTGCTGCGCAACAAGACCGGCCCGATCCTGGTCGCGATGCAGGTCGCGCTCAGCCTGGCGATCCTGGCCAATGCCCTGCACGTGGTCAACGAGCGGCGCACGGTCGCCGCGCGGCCGTCCGGCATGCAGGACGAAACCGCCGTATTCCACCTCGCCGTGCGCAGCCTGAAGACGGACACGCCCGAGCAGATGCTGGCCGACCTCAAGCGCGAACTCGACGTGCTGCGCGCGGTGCCCGGCGTGGTGTCGGCATCGCAGACGTCGCAGATGCCGCTGTCCCGCAGCGGCAACAACAGCAGCATCTCGATCGACCGCCGCCAGCAGCGCGAGAGCGGCTACGCATCCACGTACAGCGCCGACGATGCGCTGGTCAAGACCCTGGGGCTGAAGCTGGTCGAGGGCCGCGATTTCCAGCCGCACGAAGTCCTCGATATCGACGAAACCAAGACCCGCGAACGCCCGCGCATCGCGATCATCAGCAAGCCGATGGGCGACAAGCTGTGGCCCGGCGAATCGGCGGTCGGCAAGACCTTCTACTTCGGCACCGGCGACGGCGCGGAAGAAGTGCAGGTGATCGGCGTCGTCGATCGCCTGCAGACCCCGCACGCGCTGGTGGGCGACGAAGGCGAATTCTCGGTCATCGAGCCGGCGCGCTACTATGGCCTGCCCGGCAACCTGTACGCGGTGCGCGCCGAAACCGGCCAGCGCGACCGCGTGATGAAGGAAGCCGAGGCCGCACTGCGCCAGGCCTCGGCCACGCCCATGCTGCTGCAGGCTCGCACCACCGAAGAAGACCGCCAGCGCCGCTACCGCGCCGATGTGTCGCTGTCGTGGATGCTGATCACGGTGAGCGTGCTGCTGCTGCTGGTAACCTGCAGCGGCATCGTCGGCATGGCCAGCCTGTGGGTGACCCAGCGCCGCAAGCAGATCGGGGTGCGGCGCGCGCTCGGCGCGCGCAAGATCGACATCCTGCGCTACTTCATCGTCGAGAATGTCATGATCACCAGCGGCGGCGTGCTGGGCGGCGTGCTGCTGGGCGTCGGCCTGAACCAGCTATTGGTGAGCAAGCTGGAGATGACGCGCCTGCCGCTGGTGTACCTGGTCGGCGGCGCCTTCCTGTTCTGGGCGATCGGCATCCTCGCGGCCTATGGGCCGGCATGGCGCGCGGCCAGCATCTCGCCGGCGATGGCGACCCGCAGCACCTGATACTGGGGCCCCGATCCTGAACACCATGTCCAACCATGCGGGGTTGCTGGCTGCGGTACTGGTCCTTGCATGCACGCCAGCGCACGCCGAGAAGCAGGCATTTTCCGGCGTCGTGCAACTGGCGGTCGACGCGACCGACGTCGACCGGCAAATCTTCAACGTCCGCCAATCGATCCCCGTCCAGCGCTCCGGCGCGCTGACGCTCCTGTACCCGCAGTGGGAAGTCGGCAGCCATGCGCCGACGGCCAGCGTCACCGAAATGGCGGGCTTGCGGATCCAGGCCGACGGCAAGCCGCTCGCCTGGCGCCGCGATGCACGGGCCCCGCATGCCTTCCACCTGGTCGTGCCGAGTGGCGCACGCGCGATCACGGTCGATTTCCAGTACCTGGCGCCGCAGCGCCAGGCGCTGCTGAAGCCTGACCTGGTCTCGCTGCCCTGGCACCGCCTGTTGCTGTACCCGGCCGGCTGGCCCACCGGCACGATCCCGGTCCGGGTCGCGCTGACAGTGCCGCCAGGGCTGGCGCTGGCCGGCGCGCTCGATGTGGAGCGGCAGGACGGCGGCAAGATCGCCCTGCGCACCACCTCGCTGGAGGCGCTGGTCGATGCGCCGGCCTACGCAGCGCGCCACCGGCGCGTGATTCCGCTGTCGTCACCACAAGGCAAACCGGTGGTACTCGACATCGTCAGCCGCGACCCGCGCGGCCTGGCGGTGCCCGGGGACGAAATCGCGCGCCTGCAGGCGCTGGTCGAGGAGACCGGCCTGGTGTTCGGGCCGGCGCCGTTCCGGCGCTACCATGCGCTCGCAATCCTGGACGACGATACCGCCGGCGGCGGGATCGAGCACCTCGAGCAGGGAGAGAACTTCCTGCCGGCGGATTACTTCACCGCGCTCGACCGGCAACTGCCGAACCGCGACCTGATCGCGCATGAATACGTGCACGCCTGGAACGGACGCTTCCGCCTTCCCGCCGACATGCACGTCGCCGACTACAACACCGCCGTCGACGGCAGCCTGCTGTGGCTGTACGAAGGCCAGACCGAATTATGGGGGCGGATCCTGGCCGCGCGCGCCGGACAGCGCAGCCTGGAACACACGCTCGACCGGCTGGCGATCGATGCCGCGCTGGTGGCGAATCGCAGTGCGCGCGCCTGGAAGACCCTGCGCGACAGCACCAACGACCCGCTGTTCATGTCCGGCCGCCCGGTCGAATGGCGCGACTGGCAGCGCCGCCAGGATTATTACTTCGAAGGCGCCCTGCTCTGGCTGCACGTCGAAGCGCGCCTGCGCGAACTGACCGGCGGCCAGCGCGGCCTGGACGATTTCGCGCGCCGCTTCTTCGCGACCGACGGCCGTCCGGCGCCGGTGCCGTACGACATGGACGAGATCGTGAACACGCTCGATGCCCTGGCGCCGAACGACTGGCGCGCCTTCCTCGACCGCCACCTGGACACCCATGACGACGCCGAAGCGCTGGCCGGCCTGGCGCGCAGCGGCTGGCGCCTGGCCTGGCGCGCCACGCCCAGCGCCAGCTGGCAACAGGAAGAGCAGATCGACGGTGTCAGCAACCTCGATCATTCGATCGGTGTGCAGGTCCGTCGCAACGGCAGCCTGCGCTCGGTGACGTGGGACAGCCCCGCCTTCCGGGTCGGCCTGGCGCCAGGCGCGAAGATCGTGTCGGTCGACGGCGCGCCGTTCGACATCGACCTGCTCGTGCGGCGCGTCGCCGCAGCGCACTCCGCGCCGATCACCCTCGAAGTCGAGGCCCAAGGCCGCCGGCGCAGCGTGGAACTCGATTACCGCGGCACGCTGCGCTACCCGTACATCGAGCGCATTCCCGGCGTCCCCGACCGCCTGACACCCCTGCTCGCCGCCCGCCGCCAGCGCTGACGGCAAATCAATCACGCGCCAATGCTATGCTAGCGACCATGCCCACAGTTCTCATCATCGACGACAACGCCGCTGTCGCCATGGCGCTCGACGTGCTGTTCTCGCTGCACGACATCGCCTCCCTGCGCGCGGCCTCGCCCGAGGAGGGCCTGGCCCTGCTCGCGACAGAACCGGTCGACCTGGTAATCCAGGACATGAACTTCACGGCCGACACCACCTCGGGCGAGGAAGGCGTGGCCCTGTTCCGCGAGATCCGCCTGCGCCATCCCGACCTGCCGGTCATCCTGCTCACCGCCTGGACCCACCTCGATGCGGCGGTCGACCTGGTCAAGCTGGGCGCCGCCGACTACCTGTCCAAGCCGTGGAACGACGAGCGCCTGCTGGCCACGGTCAGCAACCTGATCGAACTGGGCCAGTCCAACCGGCTGCTTGCCAGCCGCCTGCAGCGCGAACGCAAGGCGAAAAGCGAGCTCGAACAGAACTTCGACCTGCGCGGCCTGGTGTGGCAAGACCCGGCTACCGAACGCGTGCTGCACCTGGCCTGCCAGGTGGCGCGCGCCGATGTGCCGGTCTTGATCACGGGCCCGAACGGCACCGGCAAGGAGCGCATCGCCGAGATCATCAAGGCCAATTCGACGGTGGCCGCCGGTCCCTTCGTGGTGCTCAACTGCGGCGCCCTGCCGTCCGAGCTGATCGAGGCCGAGCTGTTCGGCGCCGATGCCGGCGCCTATACCGGCGCCTCGAAGGCGCGCGAAGGCAAGTTCGAGGCGGCCGACGGCGGCACGCTCTTCCTCGATGAGATCGGCAACCTGCCGCTGGCCGGGCAGATGAAACTGCTGCGGGTGCTGGAAACCGGCCGCTTCGAGCGGCTCGGCTCGAACCGCGAGCGGCAGGTGAAGGTGCGCGTGATCAGCGCCACCAATGCCGACCTGGCGGCGATGATCCGCGCCGGGACCTTCCGCGAAGACCTGTTCTACCGCCTGAACGTGATCGAACTGCGCCTGCCGCCTTTGAGCGCCCGTCCAGGCGACATCCTGCCGCTGGCGCGCTCGTTCCTGGCGCCCGGCAAGACCCTGCATCCCGCGAGCGAAGCGGCATTGACGGCCCACGCCTGGCCCGGCAATGTGCGCGAGCTGAAGAACGTGATGGCGCGCGCCAACCTGCTCTCCAGCGGCGACACCATCAAGGTGGCGGACCTCGGCCTGCCGGCCGCCAGCCTGCCGGCCCAGGAGTCGGAGCCCGACCGCGAGGCCATCGTGGGGGCGCTGGCGCGCGCCGGCGGCGTGGTGGCGCAGGCGGCGAACGAGCTTGGCCTGTCGCGCCAGGCGCTGTACCGCCGCATGGAGCGACTAGGGATCGCCCGCCCATGAACCAGGCGCCGGCCAAGACCAGGTTTTCGCTGGTCACGCGCCTGTCGGCGCTGGTCGGCACCCTGCTGGCGCTCGGCATGCTGTCCGCGCTCGGCCTCGACGCTCTGTTCCCAGGCCGGCCGGTACTGGTCGCGGGCCTGTGCCTGCTCGGCCTGCTGCCGGTCGCGATCATCACCCTGCGCACCCAGGTCCAGCCCATCCTGTCGCTGTTTCGCGCGCTGGAAGGCACGGTGGACAGCTACCGCGACGGCGACTTCTCGTTCAGCCTCCACTGGCCGCACAACGACGAGTTGAGCGACCTGATCGCGGCCCACAACCGGCTCGGCGCCGTGCTGCGCGAGCAGCGCCTGGGCCTGGCACAGCGCGAACTGCTGCTCGATTCGATGGTGCAGAACACGCCGGTGGCGATGCTGCTGGTGGCCGATTCCAACGCCCACGCCCAGGACGGCGTCATCGTCTACGCCAACGTCGCCGCGCGCCAGTTGCTGTCGCATGGCCGCAAACTGGAAGGCCATGCGCTGCGCGCGGTGCTCGACGAGGCGACGCCGGCGCTGCGCGACGCACTGGCGCGTGGTGGCGACGGCCTGTTCAACACCGGCGAAGGCGAAAACGAAGAGGTCTACCACCTGGCGCGCAGCACCTTCAACCTTAATGGACGGCGCCACGAGCTGCTGCTGCTGCGCCACCTGACGGTGGAATTGCGGCGCCAGGAAGTGCAGACCTGGAAGAAGGTGATCCGCGTGATCAGCCATGAACTCAACAACTCGCTGGCGCCGCTCGCCTCGCTCGCCCATTCGGGCGCCGAACTGGTGCGGCGCGGCCAGGTCGAGCGCCTGCCGCAGATCCTCTCGACCATCGGCGAGCGTACCCGCCACCTGGAGACCTTCATCCTCGGCTATGCGCGCTTCGCCAAGCTGCCGTCGCCGCGCCTGGAAGCCTGTCCGTGGCCGGAACTGGTCGCGCGCCTGGCCGGCCAGGTCGATTTCAGGGTCGAGGGCGAGCTGCCGCTTGACGCGGCCTGGGTCGACGCCGCCCAGTTCGAGCAGGCGCTCCTGAACCTGCTCAAGAATGCGCACGAATCGGGCTCGAAGCCCGAGGATGTCGTGCTGCAGGTGCGGCGCGTGCAGGACCAGTTGCGCATCGACGTGCTCGATCGCGGCAGCGGCATGAGCGAGACGGTGCTGACCCAGGCCCTGGTGCCCTTCTATTCGACCAAGCGCAGCGGCACCGGCCTGGGGCTGGCGCTGGCGCGCGAGATCGCCGAAGCCCACGGCGGCCGCATCCTGCTCGCTAACCGCGACGGCGGCGGCCTGGCGGTGACGCTGTTCCTGCCGGCGCTGCCGACGCCTTCTCCATCCTCCTGAAAGGACAGCATGCTGACCGTCATCGGCAAGGCCACCTCGATCAATGTACGCAAGGTGCTGTGGACCTGCACCGAACTCGGACTGCCGTTAGTGCGCGAAGACTGGCGCGACGGCCACGCCGCGCTGAACCCGAACCGCATGGTGCCGGTGCTGGTCGACGACGGCTTCGTGCTGTGGGAATCGAACACCATTTGCCGCTACCTGTGCGAGCAGCACGGCGGCGCTGCGCTGCTGCCGCTTGATGCCCAGGCGCGGGCCCGCGTGAGCCAGTGGATGGACTGGCAGGCGACCGAATTGAACACCGCCTGGCGCTACGCCTTCATGGCGCTGGTGCGGGGCAGTCCAGCGCATCGGGACCCGGCGCTGATCGAAGCCGGCGTCGCAGGATGGAACCGCCACGTCGGCCTGCTCGACGCCCACCTGGCGACGCATGGCCCCTGGGTCGCCGGGGAGGATTTCTCGCTGGCCGACATCGTGCTCGGCCTGTCGGTCAACCGCTGGCTGATGACGCCGATGGCGCGGCCCGACTATCCGCACCTGGCGGCCTGGTACGCGCGCCTCGGCGAGCGTCCCGGCTTCGCCGCCTGGTGCGGCAACGGCGTGCCGTGAACGGTCTCTGGTAAGATCGGCTTTGCCTGAAGTCCGTCCCGCCATGCCGCCATCCGCCATCGATCCCCGTTTCGCCCAGCCCGGCCATCCGCCCGCCACCATCGACGAATTCGAGGGCGTGCGCTTCCTGCACCTCGGCACCTCCTGGGTGCAAGGGGCGATGCGCATCGCGAAGCCGGACACGATCGAGCTCGAATACGTGCAGATGATGATGATGTGGACGCTGTTCCAGCGGGCGCCGCGCCATATCGCCCAGCTCGGGCTGGGCAGCGCCGCGCTGACCCGCTTCTGCCACGCGCGCTTTCCGGACGCGCGCGTCACGGCGGTCGAACTCAATCCGAATGTGATCGCGATCTGCCGCGCCCTGTTCGGCCTGCCCGACGACGACGCCCGCCTGACGGTGCGCGAGATGAACGCGCTCGACTTCGTGCTCGACCCGGCCAACCACGGCACGCTCGACGTGCTGCAGGTCGACCTGTACGACCAGGACGCGCGCGGCCCGGTGCTCGATTCGGTCGAGTTCTACCAGGGCTGCCACGATTGCCTGGCGCCGGGCGGCATCATGACCGCCAATGTGTTCGGCGACTACGGCAACTACGACAAGAACTTCCTGCACATGGATCAGGTGTTCGACGCCGTCGTCTGGCTGCCCGAGGTGCACGATGCGAACGTGGTGGTGCTGGCCTTCAAGGATGCGCCCGAGATCGACTTCGCGGTGCTGTACGAACGCGCCGGCGAGATCAGGCGGCGCCTGAACCTGCCGGCCAGGAACTGGGTCAACGGCCTGAAAGAGTGGATGCGCGACCACGCGTGAGTTTATGGCGCGGCGTTGGAGGCTGGCGCCCCGGCCGGTGGCCATCCACGCCCAGCTCCGAAGCCGGTACCGGCGCGCCGAGCACCGCGAACACCGCGCCGCCGGGTTCGCGTTCCAGCGCCAGCACCGGAAACACCCGCTCCAGGTTGGCATACTTGGCCCAGGCCCCGGCGCCGCGCGATTCGGTCGGCGGGATCGACATCGCGGCATAGCCGCGCGCGCCCTCTTCCACCGCCGCGATGCTGCGCACGCGGGCATCGTGCGCTTCTTCGCTGGCGCCTTCGCCGTCGGCGGCATGGGAGCAAAGCACCCGCAGCTGCGCACCGGGCAGCGGATGGTCGTGGATCTTCTGATTGGGAGCGTGCCAGAGCTGCATCAGCACGATGCCGGTCGGCCCGTGGGCGTCCCAGGCGCTTTCGAGGCTGCCGTGATGTTCCAGGCCGTAGCGCTTGCATAGCTGGGTGATATTCATCTAGTCGTTCCGTTGCCGTTGGCGCCGCTCGCCGCGGCGGCGGGCGGCGGGATCCTGGATGGCGCGCAGCAGGATCCCTCGTGAGACATTGCAGCTCTCCAGATACACCAGCCCGGCCGACACGCCGCGCGTCTCGGCCAGGAACAACGCATATTCGGTTGCGAGCGCGGTCCGCTCGTCGATTCGTCGTTGGATCATGATGTGGCTGCCTACGATGTGCGGCGAAAGCGCCGGCTTCAAACCCCATGCTATAGCCCTACGGCAGCGCACCATTGGAAATCTTGTTAAAGAACGTAACAATCCAGCAAACAGTTGCTAGAACATTTCTCAGCAAAAACTTCTTTACGCTCAGCGCATTACCCGACACTCATGAAAATGTTATGAAGAACGATTGTCCGTAGCTTTTTGGAGACGTTTCCTCAAAATTTCACGATCGTATTTACTTAATTCAATTGCTTCGTATTTTCTTTCCAAAACCCATTGCTAAGATCAAATGACACTCGAATGACAGAGTGACATGACAAACATCAACGCAGGGGATATGGGAATGAGAA
This portion of the Telluria beijingensis genome encodes:
- a CDS encoding sigma-54-dependent transcriptional regulator, which encodes MPTVLIIDDNAAVAMALDVLFSLHDIASLRAASPEEGLALLATEPVDLVIQDMNFTADTTSGEEGVALFREIRLRHPDLPVILLTAWTHLDAAVDLVKLGAADYLSKPWNDERLLATVSNLIELGQSNRLLASRLQRERKAKSELEQNFDLRGLVWQDPATERVLHLACQVARADVPVLITGPNGTGKERIAEIIKANSTVAAGPFVVLNCGALPSELIEAELFGADAGAYTGASKAREGKFEAADGGTLFLDEIGNLPLAGQMKLLRVLETGRFERLGSNRERQVKVRVISATNADLAAMIRAGTFREDLFYRLNVIELRLPPLSARPGDILPLARSFLAPGKTLHPASEAALTAHAWPGNVRELKNVMARANLLSSGDTIKVADLGLPAASLPAQESEPDREAIVGALARAGGVVAQAANELGLSRQALYRRMERLGIARP
- a CDS encoding spermidine synthase, whose translation is MPPSAIDPRFAQPGHPPATIDEFEGVRFLHLGTSWVQGAMRIAKPDTIELEYVQMMMMWTLFQRAPRHIAQLGLGSAALTRFCHARFPDARVTAVELNPNVIAICRALFGLPDDDARLTVREMNALDFVLDPANHGTLDVLQVDLYDQDARGPVLDSVEFYQGCHDCLAPGGIMTANVFGDYGNYDKNFLHMDQVFDAVVWLPEVHDANVVVLAFKDAPEIDFAVLYERAGEIRRRLNLPARNWVNGLKEWMRDHA
- a CDS encoding sensor histidine kinase, with product MNQAPAKTRFSLVTRLSALVGTLLALGMLSALGLDALFPGRPVLVAGLCLLGLLPVAIITLRTQVQPILSLFRALEGTVDSYRDGDFSFSLHWPHNDELSDLIAAHNRLGAVLREQRLGLAQRELLLDSMVQNTPVAMLLVADSNAHAQDGVIVYANVAARQLLSHGRKLEGHALRAVLDEATPALRDALARGGDGLFNTGEGENEEVYHLARSTFNLNGRRHELLLLRHLTVELRRQEVQTWKKVIRVISHELNNSLAPLASLAHSGAELVRRGQVERLPQILSTIGERTRHLETFILGYARFAKLPSPRLEACPWPELVARLAGQVDFRVEGELPLDAAWVDAAQFEQALLNLLKNAHESGSKPEDVVLQVRRVQDQLRIDVLDRGSGMSETVLTQALVPFYSTKRSGTGLGLALAREIAEAHGGRILLANRDGGGLAVTLFLPALPTPSPSS
- a CDS encoding peptidase M61; this translates as MSNHAGLLAAVLVLACTPAHAEKQAFSGVVQLAVDATDVDRQIFNVRQSIPVQRSGALTLLYPQWEVGSHAPTASVTEMAGLRIQADGKPLAWRRDARAPHAFHLVVPSGARAITVDFQYLAPQRQALLKPDLVSLPWHRLLLYPAGWPTGTIPVRVALTVPPGLALAGALDVERQDGGKIALRTTSLEALVDAPAYAARHRRVIPLSSPQGKPVVLDIVSRDPRGLAVPGDEIARLQALVEETGLVFGPAPFRRYHALAILDDDTAGGGIEHLEQGENFLPADYFTALDRQLPNRDLIAHEYVHAWNGRFRLPADMHVADYNTAVDGSLLWLYEGQTELWGRILAARAGQRSLEHTLDRLAIDAALVANRSARAWKTLRDSTNDPLFMSGRPVEWRDWQRRQDYYFEGALLWLHVEARLRELTGGQRGLDDFARRFFATDGRPAPVPYDMDEIVNTLDALAPNDWRAFLDRHLDTHDDAEALAGLARSGWRLAWRATPSASWQQEEQIDGVSNLDHSIGVQVRRNGSLRSVTWDSPAFRVGLAPGAKIVSVDGAPFDIDLLVRRVAAAHSAPITLEVEAQGRRRSVELDYRGTLRYPYIERIPGVPDRLTPLLAARRQR
- a CDS encoding ABC transporter permease; its protein translation is MEIRPILSSLLRNKTGPILVAMQVALSLAILANALHVVNERRTVAARPSGMQDETAVFHLAVRSLKTDTPEQMLADLKRELDVLRAVPGVVSASQTSQMPLSRSGNNSSISIDRRQQRESGYASTYSADDALVKTLGLKLVEGRDFQPHEVLDIDETKTRERPRIAIISKPMGDKLWPGESAVGKTFYFGTGDGAEEVQVIGVVDRLQTPHALVGDEGEFSVIEPARYYGLPGNLYAVRAETGQRDRVMKEAEAALRQASATPMLLQARTTEEDRQRRYRADVSLSWMLITVSVLLLLVTCSGIVGMASLWVTQRRKQIGVRRALGARKIDILRYFIVENVMITSGGVLGGVLLGVGLNQLLVSKLEMTRLPLVYLVGGAFLFWAIGILAAYGPAWRAASISPAMATRST
- a CDS encoding glutathione S-transferase family protein; this translates as MLTVIGKATSINVRKVLWTCTELGLPLVREDWRDGHAALNPNRMVPVLVDDGFVLWESNTICRYLCEQHGGAALLPLDAQARARVSQWMDWQATELNTAWRYAFMALVRGSPAHRDPALIEAGVAGWNRHVGLLDAHLATHGPWVAGEDFSLADIVLGLSVNRWLMTPMARPDYPHLAAWYARLGERPGFAAWCGNGVP
- a CDS encoding ABC transporter permease → MFGYYFKLGVRSLRRNRYLTALMVLTLAIGVAASVSTLTILHVMSGDPIPSKSDRLFVPQFDIGQKDDYIPGADPDDLQMTYKDAVNMLRSGQGERRTAVFGIALPVEPPRSDIPAFRAIGLAPTRDFFAMFDVPFLHGQAWSEQDDARGANVVVLGREIAEKLFGTASPVGKSLRVGGQPFTVAGVIDNWAPVTRYYKLVGGGRASTGEEIMIPFSTAIAQELSVYGSLSCSASRDAGFAGLLASECTWIQFWFETRSSLDRAELQNFIDNYASEQRKLGRLQRAAPNMLYDVMGWMEKQKVVGNDTRLSAWLAFGFLVLCLVNTIGLLLAKFSVRASEVGIRRALGASRRDIFGQFLVESGVIGLAGGVMGLALAFGALALIGMQSDATAAAARMDWQMLALTFVMSVAAAVVAGLLPTWRACQVTPAIQLKSQ